From Mytilus edulis chromosome 8, xbMytEdul2.2, whole genome shotgun sequence, one genomic window encodes:
- the LOC139484364 gene encoding vacuole membrane protein 1-like — MTGAPLGGCYITFQKYVAKIEKYVLWCAYWLGLGVLSSVGLGTGLHTFLLYLGPHIAAVTLAAYECKSTNFPEPPYPTEYGAGTALGELPPYFMARAARLSGADLDDDEFEEIEELIHETKEHPEELGFMEKSKLAVHNLVQKVGFFGILACASIPNPLFDLAGITCGHFLISFWTFFGATLIGKAVIKIHIQYREKQSDWFGQHGKN; from the exons atgactggagcccccttag GGGGATGTTACATCACATTTCAAAAG TATGTTGCAAAAATAGAGAAATATGTATTATGGTGTGCATATTGGTTAGGTCTTGGTGTACTATCATCTGTAGGTCTGGGGACAGGATTACATACATTTCTATTATATCTG GGACCACATATTGCAGCAGTAACGTTAGCAGCTTATGAATGTAAATCTACAAACTTTCCAGAACCACCATATCCAACAGAGTAT GGTGCTGGGACAGCACTTGGAGAATTGCCGCCCTATTTTATGGCAAGGGCAGCCAGGCTGTCAGGGGCAGATCTTGATGACGATGAGTTTGAAGAAATAGAAGAACTCATTCATGAGACAAAAGAGCATCCTGAAGAATTA ggaTTTATGGAAAAATCTAAATTAGCTGTACATAACCTTGTACAGAAAGTTGGATTCTTTGGTATATTAGCCTGTGCATCG ataCCAAACCCTCTGTTTGATTTGGCAGGAATAACATGTGGTCATTTTCTCATttcattttggacattttttggtGCAACATTAATAGGAAAAGCTGTTATTAAAATTCATATACAG TATCGAGAAAAACAGAGTGATTGGTTTGGTCAGCATGGTAAGAACTGA